From a single Actinomycetes bacterium genomic region:
- a CDS encoding IS4 family transposase: MPRVGQLKPSSVDRLPDRIAVGVLTATFPPALVDEVLASTGRVEKRHRLLPARVVVYFTLAMCLWADEGYEEVARLLVGGLGRMTRWRGSWRVPTTGALTQARARLGSGVLKTLFERVAKPTSSDGSVGSWWRELRLVAIDGTVLDVPDTASNEAYFGRPGSGRGEGKGAFPQARVVALAECGTHAIIAAEIGACTTGETTLARGLFALLDEGMLLLVDRGFCGYDLWQGAAATGAQLCWRTKSNTVLPVTKECPDGSYHSTLQPPRGNPGKPITVRVVEYTLSHPTRAQNEPPIRLITTLLDPAQAPAAELAALYSQRWEEENAFDELKTHQRGAGRVLRSKSPEMVIQEIYAHLLVFYAIRALINQVAEPADLDPDRVSFIRSLRVIRRQVTDQAAFSP, encoded by the coding sequence ATGCCAAGAGTCGGCCAGCTGAAGCCGTCATCCGTTGACCGCCTACCGGATCGGATCGCGGTGGGGGTGTTGACGGCCACGTTCCCGCCGGCGTTGGTCGATGAGGTGCTTGCATCGACGGGTCGGGTGGAGAAACGTCACCGGCTGCTGCCGGCTCGGGTGGTGGTGTACTTCACGCTGGCGATGTGCCTGTGGGCCGACGAGGGCTACGAGGAAGTCGCCCGACTGCTGGTGGGCGGGCTGGGCAGGATGACCCGATGGCGGGGGTCGTGGCGGGTGCCGACCACGGGGGCGCTGACCCAGGCGCGTGCCAGGCTGGGTTCGGGCGTACTGAAGACGCTTTTCGAAAGGGTTGCCAAGCCGACGAGCTCGGACGGCTCGGTGGGGTCGTGGTGGCGGGAGCTGCGGCTGGTCGCGATCGACGGGACCGTGCTGGACGTGCCCGACACGGCGTCCAACGAGGCCTACTTCGGCCGGCCGGGCAGCGGCCGCGGTGAAGGGAAGGGCGCGTTCCCCCAGGCCCGGGTGGTGGCGTTGGCCGAGTGCGGCACGCACGCGATCATCGCAGCGGAGATCGGGGCCTGCACGACGGGGGAGACCACGTTGGCCCGTGGCCTGTTCGCACTGCTGGATGAGGGGATGCTGCTGCTGGTTGACCGGGGGTTCTGCGGTTACGACCTGTGGCAGGGCGCTGCCGCCACCGGCGCCCAGCTGTGCTGGCGGACCAAGTCCAATACCGTCCTGCCGGTGACCAAGGAATGCCCCGATGGGTCGTATCACTCGACTCTGCAGCCACCCCGGGGCAACCCTGGCAAGCCCATCACTGTTCGGGTAGTGGAGTACACCCTGTCCCACCCCACACGCGCACAAAACGAGCCGCCGATCCGGCTGATCACCACCCTGCTCGACCCGGCGCAGGCGCCCGCTGCCGAACTCGCGGCGCTGTACAGCCAGCGGTGGGAGGAAGAGAACGCGTTCGACGAGCTGAAGACCCACCAGCGCGGCGCCGGTCGGGTGCTTCGCTCGAAGTCACCGGAGATGGTCATCCAGGAGATCTATGCCCACCTACTCGTCTTCTACGCCATCCGAGCCCTGATCAACCAGGTGGCCGAGCCCGCCGACCTCGACCCAGACCGGGTCTCGTTCATCCGCTCCCTGCGAGTGATCCGCCGCCAGGTCACCGACCAGGCGGCCTTTTCCCCCTGA